In Saccharothrix syringae, the following are encoded in one genomic region:
- a CDS encoding vanadium-dependent haloperoxidase, with protein MDPILYWNEVAAEADRVSHTTRPASELGVRGGPGGARGNAIVHLAMHDAYFGINTGQYEPYLGDDLPEVSGDADAAAAIASAAHATLSALYPTQKAFFNARHAAAGLVAGKADVDGHDFGRKVAGKILALRKDDPGFGDNGHSTSVAPGHHRQDPDNPDQGFYGPFYGAQSACFAATTRHHVDAPPQPGSAEYEQAVKQVRAKGIAPHLMGTLPADLLAGRTPNETAIGLFWGYEAASGIGTPTRLYNQIIRKVAVAQGNDTAQNARLFALVNAAIADSTILAWTDKYEYDLWRPILGIREHDASCGPAGVGDAALDPAADPFWLPLGAQATNVLGGRNFTPSFPAYPSGHASEGGAAFQTVRHFYGQTHNGPDNLADNLEFVSDELNGISTDTTGNVRTRIARTFPGGMWQMMIEQGFSRVFLGVHWSFDSFAVDEAGDVDLSRNIGGVRLGMDIADDIAANGLKAANAAGPVA; from the coding sequence ATGGACCCCATCCTGTACTGGAACGAAGTCGCCGCCGAGGCCGACCGGGTCAGCCACACGACGCGCCCGGCGAGCGAACTCGGCGTCCGCGGCGGTCCCGGCGGGGCGCGCGGCAACGCGATCGTGCACCTGGCCATGCACGACGCCTACTTCGGCATCAACACCGGCCAGTACGAGCCCTACCTGGGGGACGACCTGCCGGAGGTCTCCGGCGACGCCGACGCCGCCGCGGCGATCGCCAGTGCCGCCCACGCCACGCTGAGCGCGCTCTACCCGACGCAGAAGGCGTTCTTCAACGCGCGGCACGCCGCGGCGGGCCTGGTCGCCGGCAAGGCGGACGTGGACGGCCACGACTTCGGCCGCAAGGTCGCGGGCAAGATCCTCGCGCTCCGCAAGGACGACCCCGGCTTCGGCGACAACGGGCACAGCACCTCCGTGGCCCCCGGGCACCACCGGCAGGACCCGGACAACCCGGACCAGGGCTTCTACGGCCCGTTCTACGGCGCCCAGTCCGCCTGCTTCGCGGCCACCACCCGCCACCACGTCGACGCGCCACCGCAGCCGGGCAGCGCCGAGTACGAGCAGGCCGTCAAGCAGGTGCGCGCCAAGGGCATCGCCCCGCACCTGATGGGCACCCTCCCGGCCGACCTGCTGGCCGGGCGCACGCCCAACGAGACCGCCATCGGCCTGTTCTGGGGCTACGAGGCGGCCAGCGGCATCGGCACGCCGACGCGGCTGTACAACCAGATCATCCGCAAGGTCGCGGTCGCCCAGGGCAACGACACCGCGCAGAACGCCCGGCTGTTCGCCCTCGTCAACGCGGCCATCGCCGACTCGACCATCCTGGCGTGGACCGACAAGTACGAGTACGACCTGTGGCGCCCGATCCTCGGCATCCGGGAGCACGACGCGTCCTGCGGCCCGGCCGGCGTGGGCGACGCCGCGCTGGACCCGGCCGCCGACCCGTTCTGGCTGCCGCTCGGCGCGCAGGCGACCAACGTGCTCGGCGGGCGGAACTTCACGCCGAGCTTCCCGGCGTACCCGTCGGGCCACGCGTCGGAGGGCGGGGCGGCCTTCCAGACCGTCCGGCACTTCTACGGCCAGACCCACAACGGGCCCGACAACCTGGCGGACAACCTGGAGTTCGTCTCGGACGAGCTCAACGGGATCAGCACCGACACCACCGGGAACGTCCGGACGCGCATCGCGCGCACGTTCCCCGGCGGGATGTGGCAGATGATGATCGAACAGGGCTTCAGCCGGGTCTTCCTCGGGGTGCACTGGTCGTTCGACTCCTTCGCCGTGGACGAGGCAGGCGACGTGGACCTCTCGCGCAACATCGGCGGGGTCAGGCTCGGCATGGACATCGCCGACGACATCGCCGCCAACGGCCTCAAGGCGGCCAACGCCGCGGGCCCGGTGGCCTGA
- a CDS encoding NAD(P)/FAD-dependent oxidoreductase codes for MAILGSGMAGGMLGAVLARNGVKVLIIDAGAHPRFAVGESTIPYTSGMMRLIADRYRVPELKALSNHDGTVRVSPFCGRKQNFGFVYHREGEPQDPRQVNQLVVPIAFRTESHLFRQDIDAYLFHVAVKYGAEARLATRVTDVDIDPDEGVVLRSDRGDEFRAAYVVDGSGYRSPLAERFELRETPTRARTHSRCLFTHMIGVRPFDESPTAEHHAQPNPWHHGTLHHVFDGGWLWVIPFDNHPGALNPLCSVGLTLDPRKYPKGDLPPEREFADFLARFPEIAWQFKGASAVRPWVSTGRLQYSTHKVVGDRYCLTSHAAGFIDALYSRGLANTLAVVNALGRRLIDASRDGDWSTGRFAYVEDLQQGLFDFHDDLVYSSFVGFGDYELWNAVNRTWMLGTMSGNMMLEDAHHRFRQTGDDNVFVEAEQYGHPGSPLPISESFVRLGTRTRELCESVERGALAPSAAAAEILDSVRKADFFPYADQFGLPENGCYHMTPDRIDGAKLWARTSAPADIGPRMLNALENMAVAKAEESS; via the coding sequence GTGGCCATCCTCGGCAGCGGCATGGCCGGCGGGATGCTCGGTGCGGTGCTGGCCCGCAACGGGGTGAAGGTGCTGATCATCGATGCCGGCGCCCACCCGCGGTTCGCGGTCGGCGAGTCCACCATCCCCTACACGTCGGGGATGATGCGGTTGATCGCCGACCGCTACCGGGTGCCGGAGCTGAAGGCGTTGTCGAACCACGACGGGACCGTCAGGGTCTCCCCCTTCTGCGGGCGGAAGCAGAACTTCGGCTTCGTCTACCACCGGGAGGGCGAGCCGCAGGACCCCCGGCAGGTCAACCAGCTGGTGGTGCCCATCGCCTTCCGCACCGAGTCGCACCTGTTCCGCCAGGACATCGACGCCTACCTGTTCCACGTCGCGGTGAAGTACGGTGCCGAGGCCCGCCTGGCGACCCGGGTCACCGACGTCGACATCGATCCCGACGAGGGGGTCGTGCTGCGCTCGGACCGCGGCGACGAGTTCCGCGCCGCCTACGTCGTCGACGGCAGCGGCTACCGGTCGCCGCTGGCCGAGCGGTTCGAGCTGCGGGAGACGCCGACGCGCGCCAGGACGCACTCGCGGTGCCTGTTCACGCACATGATCGGGGTGCGCCCGTTCGACGAGTCGCCCACCGCCGAGCACCACGCGCAGCCGAACCCGTGGCACCACGGCACGCTGCACCACGTCTTCGACGGCGGGTGGCTCTGGGTGATCCCGTTCGACAACCACCCGGGCGCGCTCAACCCCCTGTGTAGCGTGGGCCTGACCCTGGACCCGCGCAAGTACCCGAAGGGCGACCTGCCGCCCGAGCGCGAGTTCGCCGACTTCCTCGCCCGCTTCCCGGAGATCGCCTGGCAGTTCAAGGGTGCGAGCGCGGTGCGGCCGTGGGTCTCCACCGGCCGGCTGCAGTACTCGACGCACAAGGTCGTCGGCGACCGGTACTGCCTCACCTCGCACGCCGCCGGGTTCATCGACGCGCTCTACTCCCGCGGGCTGGCCAACACGCTCGCGGTCGTCAACGCCCTCGGCCGGCGGCTGATCGACGCGTCGCGGGACGGCGACTGGTCGACCGGGCGGTTCGCCTACGTGGAGGACCTGCAGCAGGGCCTGTTCGACTTCCACGACGACCTGGTCTACAGCTCGTTCGTCGGGTTCGGCGACTACGAGCTGTGGAACGCCGTCAACCGCACCTGGATGCTCGGCACGATGAGCGGCAACATGATGCTGGAGGACGCCCACCACCGGTTCCGGCAGACCGGCGACGACAACGTCTTCGTCGAGGCCGAGCAGTACGGCCACCCGGGGTCCCCGCTGCCGATCAGCGAGAGCTTCGTCCGGCTGGGCACGCGGACCCGGGAGCTGTGCGAGTCCGTCGAACGCGGCGCGCTGGCGCCGTCGGCCGCGGCCGCGGAAATCCTGGACTCCGTGCGGAAAGCGGATTTCTTCCCGTACGCGGACCAGTTCGGCCTGCCGGAGAACGGCTGCTACCACATGACCCCGGACCGGATCGACGGGGCCAAGCTGTGGGCCCGCACGAGCGCGCCGGCCGACATCGGGCCGCGGATGCTCAACGCGCTGGAGAACATGGCCGTCGCCAAGGCGGAGGAGAGCTCGTGA
- a CDS encoding flavin reductase family protein, whose product MSRPPGAGTSSPRRHDVDVRRLMVGFPTGVSVVTAQARDGRPWGMTCTSLCSVAPDPPSLLVCLRRGSPTLDAVLESSALAVNLLHRNARSTAELFASGAPDRFERIPWVAAPDGGPHLVDAAHTIADCAVSAGHEVGDHVVVMAEIVGITSLRTPAPLLYGMRRYGTWAEDDDTSFLSYDFIS is encoded by the coding sequence GTGAGCCGCCCCCCGGGAGCGGGGACCTCGTCACCGCGGCGCCACGACGTCGACGTGCGACGCCTGATGGTCGGGTTCCCCACGGGTGTCTCGGTCGTCACGGCGCAGGCCCGCGACGGCAGGCCCTGGGGCATGACGTGCACGTCGCTGTGCAGCGTCGCCCCCGACCCGCCGTCGCTGCTCGTGTGCCTGCGCCGCGGCAGCCCCACCCTGGACGCCGTCCTGGAGAGCTCGGCCCTGGCGGTGAACCTGCTGCACCGCAACGCCCGGTCGACCGCCGAGCTGTTCGCCTCGGGCGCCCCGGACCGGTTCGAGCGCATCCCGTGGGTCGCCGCGCCGGACGGCGGCCCGCACCTGGTCGACGCGGCGCACACCATCGCGGACTGCGCGGTGAGCGCCGGGCACGAGGTCGGCGACCACGTCGTCGTGATGGCCGAGATCGTCGGGATCACCAGCCTCCGCACGCCCGCGCCACTGCTGTACGGCATGCGCCGGTACGGGACCTGGGCCGAGGACGACGACACCTCCTTCCTCTCCTACGACTTCATCTCGTAG
- a CDS encoding cation:proton antiporter yields the protein MKAAARGKNPDREAVPPPRRRTAERGRDVAAAVALLAVIAVGMVHAVPTFGKLGNLGHGGWVLVPRFLLAVVVIIAVGRLGGWVAARCRQPRVIGEMAAGIALGPTLLGQFAPAVQHALFPADLVPELGLIAQLAIIYFVFLLGTDLPLDLLRGSGGRVAALGAGMVVVPLGCGLLLAAGLLADYRPAGVGPVPFLLFVGTAMSITAFPVLVRILAEHDLIRTRIGTLGLATAGAGDALSWCLLVVVVALAHGGSAAAVVPTAAWLVLFTAVTLTVVRPALRRFLAIGEHSAGGRRIAIAVLVLCALAGAAVTDWIGIHAIFGALLVGAVVPRENGVVRDLGRTVGRGVALVLPLFFAVIGFSMRIGFLGDLRDLLLCGLMVLVAVASKVGTTTLVGRLTRLTWRESLGLGVMVNCRGLTELVVVSTGLSLGIIGPDLFVMFVAMTLVTTAMTGPLLGRLKLGGTPADTRPVAGVI from the coding sequence ATGAAAGCAGCAGCCCGGGGGAAGAACCCCGATCGGGAAGCGGTGCCCCCGCCACGGCGGAGGACGGCGGAGCGCGGGCGCGACGTCGCCGCCGCCGTCGCGCTCCTGGCGGTGATCGCGGTCGGGATGGTCCACGCGGTGCCCACCTTCGGAAAGCTGGGGAACCTGGGGCACGGCGGCTGGGTGCTCGTCCCGCGGTTCCTCCTCGCGGTCGTGGTGATCATCGCGGTGGGGCGCCTCGGCGGCTGGGTCGCGGCCCGGTGCCGCCAGCCGCGGGTCATCGGCGAGATGGCGGCGGGCATCGCACTCGGACCGACCCTGCTGGGCCAGTTCGCGCCGGCGGTCCAGCACGCCCTGTTCCCCGCCGACCTGGTCCCCGAGCTCGGCTTGATCGCGCAGCTGGCGATCATCTACTTCGTCTTCCTCCTCGGCACCGACCTCCCGCTGGACCTGCTGCGCGGGTCGGGCGGGCGGGTGGCCGCGCTGGGCGCGGGCATGGTGGTCGTCCCGCTCGGCTGCGGCCTCCTGCTCGCGGCGGGCCTGCTCGCGGACTACCGGCCGGCCGGCGTCGGCCCGGTCCCGTTCCTCCTGTTCGTCGGCACCGCGATGAGCATCACCGCGTTCCCCGTCCTGGTCCGCATCCTGGCCGAGCACGACCTGATCCGAACCCGGATCGGCACGCTCGGCCTGGCCACCGCCGGCGCCGGCGACGCCCTCTCGTGGTGCCTGCTGGTCGTGGTCGTCGCGCTGGCGCACGGCGGCTCCGCGGCCGCGGTGGTCCCGACCGCGGCGTGGCTGGTCCTGTTCACCGCGGTGACGCTGACCGTCGTCCGCCCGGCGCTGCGCCGGTTCCTGGCCATCGGCGAGCACAGCGCCGGCGGTCGGCGGATCGCGATCGCGGTGCTGGTGCTGTGCGCGCTCGCCGGCGCCGCCGTCACCGACTGGATCGGCATCCACGCGATCTTCGGGGCGTTGCTGGTCGGCGCGGTCGTACCGCGCGAGAACGGCGTGGTGCGCGATCTCGGGCGCACCGTGGGCCGCGGGGTCGCGCTCGTCCTCCCGCTGTTCTTCGCGGTGATCGGGTTCAGCATGCGCATCGGGTTCCTGGGCGACCTGCGGGACCTCCTGCTCTGCGGGCTGATGGTCCTGGTCGCCGTCGCGAGCAAGGTGGGCACGACGACGCTCGTCGGCCGGCTGACCAGGCTGACGTGGCGGGAGTCGCTCGGTCTCGGCGTCATGGTCAACTGCCGCGGCCTGACCGAGCTCGTGGTGGTCTCCACGGGGCTGTCCCTCGGCATCATCGGGCCGGACCTGTTCGTCATGTTCGTGGCGATGACCCTGGTGACGACGGCCATGACCGGCCCGCTGCTCGGGCGGCTCAAGCTCGGCGGGACCCCGGCGGACACCCGGCCGGTCGCCGGTGTCATCTGA
- a CDS encoding FAD/NAD(P)-binding protein — MGPRGLSVLERLLVRLAERRGPAVSIWVFDPGEHGAGRIWRTDQPDWFLMNTPAGEVSMYSGDPDEGPPRAGAGPSLHEWLSAGRAGPRWAELGQNGYAPRACYGRYLCDVFDNLVAHKPDNVTIHVARSRVERVERHEGRLRLVARSGRIVLADKLVLTTGHPVTAPRPWERELLDHAAGRPGVRYVRGDSAADLDLEPVRAGEPVGVLGLGLTFLDVVMALTVGRGGEFEPGPAGEQRYRPSGREPRVFAGSRSGLPMLARGVNQKAPKYRYEAKFLTRGAVAEARHRARRETGSAQLDFRRDVLPLLQLEVEHVYYTTLIRDRCGEEAARRFARLHLSCAGGKAADLVDKALVELGIAHVARIDLERMARPFADRRFADPAEYHRHVLGLLGQDLAEALRGNVHGPVKAALDILRDLRGAVRAAVDHGGLRPRSHREDFVGWFTPINTMVSAGPPAIRLAQVRALVEAGVLHLVGPALRVGTAPDGFLLDSAQVAGPGQVVGTLIDARIPRPSVRQDASPLTRQLLADGLISEYVNASSCADDVFATGAVSTTRAPFHAIGSDGRANPDLYVLGIPTENLRWFTQIGNGRPGPLSAFHADADAVAGDVLAGPAAGVVLPAANGSARAGEIRADQRLACSAGGDHGRR, encoded by the coding sequence ATGGGGCCACGGGGGCTGTCCGTCCTCGAACGCCTGCTGGTGCGGCTCGCGGAACGGCGGGGCCCCGCCGTGTCGATCTGGGTCTTCGACCCCGGGGAGCACGGCGCGGGCCGGATCTGGCGCACGGACCAGCCCGACTGGTTCCTGATGAACACCCCCGCCGGCGAGGTGAGCATGTACTCGGGCGACCCCGACGAGGGGCCGCCGAGAGCGGGTGCCGGGCCCTCGCTGCACGAGTGGCTCTCGGCGGGCCGGGCCGGGCCGCGGTGGGCCGAGCTCGGGCAGAACGGTTACGCGCCGAGGGCGTGCTACGGCCGGTACCTGTGCGACGTGTTCGACAACCTCGTCGCGCACAAACCGGACAACGTGACCATCCACGTCGCGCGGTCCCGGGTCGAGCGCGTCGAGCGGCACGAGGGCCGGCTGCGCCTGGTCGCCCGTTCGGGCCGGATCGTCCTCGCCGACAAGCTCGTGCTCACCACCGGGCACCCGGTCACCGCGCCCAGGCCGTGGGAGCGGGAACTGCTCGACCACGCCGCCGGCCGGCCGGGCGTGCGGTACGTCCGCGGCGACTCGGCCGCCGACCTGGACCTCGAACCGGTGCGGGCGGGCGAACCGGTCGGCGTCCTGGGGCTGGGGCTGACCTTCCTGGACGTGGTCATGGCGCTGACCGTCGGCCGCGGGGGCGAGTTCGAGCCCGGCCCCGCCGGCGAGCAGCGCTACCGGCCGAGCGGCCGCGAGCCGCGCGTGTTCGCCGGTTCCCGCAGCGGCCTGCCCATGCTCGCCCGCGGGGTGAACCAGAAGGCCCCGAAGTACCGGTACGAGGCCAAGTTCCTGACCCGCGGCGCGGTCGCGGAAGCCCGGCACCGGGCCCGGCGGGAAACCGGGTCCGCCCAGCTCGACTTCCGCCGCGACGTGCTGCCGCTGCTGCAGCTGGAGGTCGAGCACGTCTACTACACCACCCTGATCCGCGACCGCTGTGGCGAGGAGGCCGCCCGCCGGTTCGCCCGCCTCCACCTGTCCTGCGCCGGGGGGAAGGCGGCCGACCTCGTCGACAAGGCACTGGTCGAGCTGGGCATCGCGCACGTGGCCCGGATCGACCTGGAGCGGATGGCCAGGCCCTTCGCCGACCGGCGGTTCGCGGACCCGGCCGAGTACCACCGGCACGTGCTCGGGCTGCTCGGGCAGGACCTGGCGGAAGCCCTGCGGGGCAACGTGCACGGGCCGGTCAAGGCCGCGCTGGACATCCTCCGGGACCTGCGCGGCGCCGTTCGCGCGGCGGTGGACCACGGTGGCCTGCGGCCGCGGTCGCACCGCGAGGACTTCGTCGGCTGGTTCACCCCGATCAACACGATGGTCTCCGCCGGTCCGCCGGCGATCCGACTCGCCCAGGTCCGCGCGCTCGTCGAGGCCGGGGTGCTGCACCTGGTCGGGCCGGCCCTGCGGGTCGGCACCGCGCCGGACGGCTTCCTGCTGGACTCGGCCCAGGTCGCCGGGCCCGGCCAGGTGGTCGGCACGCTGATCGACGCCCGCATCCCCCGGCCCTCGGTGCGGCAGGACGCCTCGCCGCTGACCCGGCAGCTGCTCGCCGACGGCCTGATCTCCGAGTACGTCAACGCCAGCTCGTGCGCCGACGACGTCTTCGCCACCGGGGCGGTGTCCACCACCCGGGCGCCGTTCCACGCCATCGGCTCCGACGGGCGGGCGAACCCGGACCTGTACGTCCTCGGCATCCCCACCGAGAACCTGCGGTGGTTCACCCAGATCGGCAACGGGCGGCCGGGACCGCTGAGCGCGTTCCACGCCGACGCGGACGCCGTCGCCGGCGACGTCCTGGCCGGCCCGGCCGCCGGGGTCGTGCTGCCCGCGGCGAACGGGTCCGCCCGCGCCGGGGAGATCCGCGCCGACCAGCGGCTGGCCTGCTCGGCGGGTGGCGACCATGGCCGCCGGTGA
- a CDS encoding AMP-binding protein, whose translation MAAGDTERFRAARDLLLELGEDHDAACARFRWPRFETFNWALDWFDPVARDSTREALRVVDGGSVASSTYAELSARSGQAANWLRGRGVARGTRVLVMLDNRLATWEVLLAAMKLGAVVIPTYTTISATDLADRVGRGGVTHVVTDSALADRFTGIADRLTRVGVGPPVPGWAPYGDAYAESADFTPHGTTRADDPLFLYFTSGTTSRPKLALHTHTSYPVGHLSSMYWTGVRPGDRHLNISAPGWAKHAWSSFFAPFNAEATLLTVRTGTASAPTVLDALTTQRATTFCAPPTVWRMLLQHDLGRRPDALRDAGSVGEPLNPEVIERVRRAWGLTVRDGYGQSETTAQIGNTPGLPVRPGSMGKPLPGYRIALLDPLTGEPGDEGEICVDLADRPVGVMPGYVGAPEKNAETFAGGHYHTGDIGRRDDDGYLTYVGRSDDVFKSYDYRISPFELESVLLGHDDVAEVAVVPAPDPIGLVVPKAFVTLVEGCPPSVAVARSILRYAQEHLAPHQWIRRLEFGALPKTMSGKIRRAELRAAAGRNGGAESREYLLDDLCAPASAPPGANRQH comes from the coding sequence ATGGCCGCCGGTGACACCGAGCGGTTCCGCGCCGCCCGGGACCTGCTGCTGGAGCTGGGCGAGGACCACGACGCCGCGTGCGCCCGGTTCCGGTGGCCGCGGTTCGAGACGTTCAACTGGGCCCTCGACTGGTTCGACCCCGTCGCCCGGGACAGCACCCGGGAGGCGCTGCGCGTCGTGGACGGCGGCTCGGTGGCGTCGTCGACCTACGCGGAGCTGTCCGCGCGGTCCGGCCAGGCGGCCAACTGGCTGCGCGGCCGCGGGGTGGCGCGCGGCACCCGCGTCCTCGTCATGCTGGACAACCGGCTCGCCACGTGGGAGGTCCTGCTGGCGGCGATGAAGCTCGGCGCGGTCGTCATCCCCACCTACACGACGATCTCCGCCACCGACCTGGCCGACCGCGTCGGGCGGGGCGGCGTCACGCACGTCGTCACCGACAGCGCGCTCGCCGACCGGTTCACCGGGATCGCCGACCGCCTGACCCGCGTCGGCGTCGGGCCACCCGTCCCCGGCTGGGCCCCCTACGGCGACGCCTACGCCGAGTCGGCCGACTTCACCCCGCACGGCACCACCCGCGCGGACGACCCGCTCTTCCTGTACTTCACCTCGGGCACGACGTCACGGCCCAAGCTGGCCCTGCACACGCACACCAGCTACCCGGTCGGCCACCTGTCCAGCATGTACTGGACCGGCGTGCGCCCCGGTGACCGGCACCTGAACATCTCCGCGCCCGGCTGGGCCAAGCACGCCTGGAGCAGCTTCTTCGCGCCGTTCAACGCGGAGGCGACCCTGCTGACGGTCAGGACCGGCACCGCGTCGGCGCCGACCGTGCTCGACGCCCTCACCACCCAGCGGGCCACCACCTTCTGCGCACCGCCGACCGTGTGGCGGATGCTGCTGCAGCACGACCTCGGACGCCGCCCGGACGCGTTGCGCGACGCGGGCAGCGTCGGCGAACCGCTCAACCCCGAGGTGATCGAGCGGGTCCGGCGGGCCTGGGGGCTCACCGTCCGGGACGGCTACGGCCAGAGCGAGACGACGGCGCAGATCGGCAACACCCCGGGTCTGCCCGTCCGGCCCGGTTCGATGGGCAAGCCCCTGCCCGGCTACCGGATCGCGCTGCTGGACCCGCTCACCGGCGAGCCCGGCGACGAGGGTGAGATCTGCGTCGACCTCGCCGACCGGCCGGTCGGGGTGATGCCCGGGTACGTCGGCGCGCCGGAGAAGAACGCGGAGACGTTCGCGGGCGGCCACTACCACACGGGTGACATCGGCCGGCGGGACGACGACGGCTACCTCACCTACGTCGGGCGCTCCGACGACGTGTTCAAGTCCTACGACTACCGGATCTCCCCGTTCGAGCTGGAAAGCGTGCTCCTGGGGCACGACGACGTGGCCGAGGTGGCGGTGGTCCCCGCACCCGACCCGATCGGCCTGGTGGTCCCGAAGGCGTTCGTCACGCTGGTCGAGGGGTGCCCGCCGTCGGTGGCGGTAGCGCGATCGATCCTGCGGTACGCGCAGGAGCACCTGGCCCCGCACCAGTGGATCCGCCGGTTGGAATTCGGCGCGCTGCCGAAAACGATGTCCGGCAAGATCCGCCGGGCGGAGCTCCGGGCCGCGGCAGGGCGAAACGGCGGCGCCGAATCGCGTGAATACCTCCTCGACGATTTGTGCGCCCCGGCCTCAGCCCCGCCCGGCGCGAACCGTCAGCACTAG
- a CDS encoding MFS transporter: protein MRTFSVFGGILARRVTGWPAVALVGAAFAVVMLGATLPTPLYPLYQEAFAFGELVTTLVFAVYAAGVIAALVLAGGWSDRIGRRPMLRAGLALSAASALVFLFADAPGWLFAGRVLSGLSTGIFAGTASAAIADLAPGVGKGRASLVAAAVNTGGLGVGPVLAGVLAQHAPHPLALCFVVDLVLVAVAAVGVEAVAEPVRRVGSPRLRPQPIVVPAEVRGVFARAVVAGFAGFAVLGLFTAVSPAFLGTVLHNTDHAVTGLVVLVVFAASVLGQAWSSVLGTRRALAAGCAGLVAGATLVGASLPAASLAVLVLGAAVAGAGQGLTFRAGLGSVVESCPPDRRGAVTSGYFVAFFTGISVPVIGVGTAAEAFGLVVSGTVFAALLAILAAVALVLTVRAGRG, encoded by the coding sequence GTGCGTACTTTTTCCGTGTTCGGGGGAATTCTTGCCCGCCGGGTGACCGGTTGGCCGGCCGTCGCGCTCGTCGGGGCGGCTTTCGCGGTGGTGATGCTCGGCGCCACGCTGCCGACGCCGCTGTACCCCCTCTACCAGGAGGCGTTCGCCTTCGGGGAGTTGGTCACGACCCTGGTGTTCGCCGTGTACGCGGCCGGTGTCATCGCCGCCCTGGTGCTGGCCGGGGGCTGGTCGGACCGGATCGGCAGGCGGCCGATGCTGCGGGCGGGGCTGGCGCTGTCCGCCGCTTCCGCCCTGGTCTTCCTCTTCGCCGACGCACCGGGCTGGCTGTTCGCCGGCCGCGTGCTCTCCGGGCTGTCGACGGGGATCTTCGCCGGGACGGCGTCCGCCGCGATCGCGGACCTCGCGCCGGGGGTCGGCAAGGGCCGGGCGAGCCTGGTCGCGGCGGCGGTGAACACGGGCGGCCTCGGTGTCGGGCCCGTGCTGGCCGGGGTGCTCGCGCAGCACGCGCCGCACCCGCTGGCCCTGTGCTTCGTCGTGGACCTCGTGCTGGTGGCCGTGGCGGCCGTCGGGGTCGAGGCCGTGGCGGAACCCGTGCGGCGGGTCGGGTCACCGCGGCTGCGCCCGCAGCCGATCGTCGTGCCGGCCGAGGTCCGCGGCGTGTTCGCCCGGGCGGTGGTCGCCGGGTTCGCCGGGTTCGCGGTGCTGGGGTTGTTCACCGCGGTGTCGCCCGCGTTCCTGGGCACCGTGCTGCACAACACCGATCACGCGGTCACCGGCCTGGTGGTGCTGGTCGTGTTCGCCGCCTCGGTCCTCGGCCAGGCGTGGTCCTCGGTCCTCGGCACGCGGCGCGCCCTGGCGGCGGGGTGCGCCGGCCTGGTCGCCGGCGCGACCCTCGTCGGGGCGAGCCTGCCGGCCGCCTCGCTCGCGGTGCTCGTCCTGGGCGCGGCGGTCGCGGGGGCCGGGCAGGGGCTGACCTTCCGGGCCGGTCTCGGGTCGGTGGTGGAATCCTGCCCGCCGGACCGGCGCGGCGCGGTCACCTCGGGTTACTTCGTGGCGTTCTTCACCGGTATTTCGGTTCCGGTGATCGGCGTCGGGACCGCCGCGGAGGCATTCGGACTGGTCGTCTCCGGCACGGTGTTCGCCGCGCTCCTGGCGATTCTCGCCGCCGTCGCCCTAGTGCTGACGGTTCGCGCCGGGCGGGGCTGA
- a CDS encoding alcohol dehydrogenase catalytic domain-containing protein, translating into MRAAVVTEFSAPLELREIPVPEPGAHQVLVRMEACGICRTDIHIAHGDWPIRPALPLIPGHEGVGIVERVGAGVAASQVGHRVALPWLCSACGQCGFCLSGWKILCESQRNIGCTIDGGYAEYAVADARYAVPVPDGVPPLEAAPLTCAGVTSYKAVQAGRVGPGDCVAVFGVGGLGHLAIQYARQAGGFVTAVDVEAEKLDFARELGAEQVIDARTRDPAAVIRAQGGADVALALASTSSAYEHALRSLRRGGRLVRVCLPAGGIPPASTFDAVTRGISVIGSVVGTHQDLAEVFALHAAGRTAVTAEPRKLEEVNEAFAEVLANRARARLVIEY; encoded by the coding sequence ATGCGTGCTGCCGTCGTCACCGAGTTCTCGGCCCCGCTCGAACTGCGGGAGATACCGGTCCCCGAACCCGGCGCGCACCAGGTCCTGGTCCGCATGGAGGCGTGCGGGATCTGCCGCACCGACATCCACATCGCCCACGGCGACTGGCCGATCCGACCGGCGCTGCCGCTGATCCCCGGCCACGAGGGCGTCGGCATCGTCGAACGGGTGGGCGCGGGCGTGGCCGCGAGCCAGGTGGGGCACCGGGTGGCCCTGCCGTGGCTCTGCTCGGCCTGCGGGCAGTGCGGTTTCTGCCTGTCGGGCTGGAAGATCCTGTGCGAGTCGCAGCGGAACATCGGCTGCACGATCGACGGCGGCTACGCCGAGTACGCGGTCGCGGACGCGCGCTACGCCGTCCCCGTGCCCGACGGCGTCCCACCGCTCGAAGCGGCTCCCCTGACGTGCGCCGGGGTCACCAGCTACAAGGCCGTGCAGGCCGGTCGGGTCGGCCCCGGCGACTGCGTCGCCGTGTTCGGCGTCGGCGGGCTGGGCCACCTGGCGATCCAGTACGCGCGGCAGGCGGGCGGCTTCGTCACCGCGGTCGACGTCGAAGCGGAGAAGCTGGACTTCGCCCGGGAACTGGGCGCGGAGCAGGTGATCGACGCGCGCACCCGCGACCCGGCCGCGGTGATCCGGGCACAGGGCGGCGCCGACGTCGCGCTCGCCCTCGCGTCGACGTCGAGCGCCTACGAGCACGCGCTCCGCTCCCTGCGCCGCGGCGGCCGGCTGGTTCGCGTCTGCCTCCCGGCGGGCGGGATACCCCCGGCTTCGACCTTCGACGCGGTGACCCGGGGCATCTCGGTGATCGGCTCGGTCGTCGGGACCCACCAGGACCTCGCGGAGGTGTTCGCGCTGCACGCCGCCGGCCGGACCGCGGTGACGGCCGAACCCCGGAAGCTGGAGGAGGTCAACGAGGCTTTCGCCGAAGTCCTGGCCAATCGCGCACGAGCCCGCCTGGTGATCGAGTACTGA